In Acidobacteriota bacterium, the genomic stretch ACCGCAGCGCGGGCGGAAGCTCTGGCGAAGGGACGGGCGGGAAGGACCGGCGCGTGGCGGCCTCGCGCGCGGAGGAAGAGACATGGACGCGAATCGGCCCGGCGGTAACGCCGGCGCGGACGAGCTGCCGGCGGTGCTGCTTCTCGACGACGTGGCGGCGCTGCTGCGCTGCTCGACGACGACGATCAAGCGGCGGCTGCGGGCGCGGGTGTTCCCGGTGGCGCCGCTGTCGGGGATCGACAAGCGGCCTCGCTGGAGCAAGGCGGCGCTGCTGCGGTGGCTCGAAGCGGGCGGCTCCGGCGAGGCGGTGCGTGGCCGCCGAAGGGGGCCGCGGTGAAGCCGGCGGCGAGGCGCGGCGGCTGGCGCGCGGTCGACCCGGAGATGGGCGACCTGGTGTTCGTCTGCCCGGGGTGCTGGCCGGAG encodes the following:
- a CDS encoding helix-turn-helix domain-containing protein, with protein sequence MDANRPGGNAGADELPAVLLLDDVAALLRCSTTTIKRRLRARVFPVAPLSGIDKRPRWSKAALLRWLEAGGSGEAVRGRRRGPR